The following are encoded in a window of Sphingobium sp. AP49 genomic DNA:
- a CDS encoding DUF2842 domain-containing protein yields the protein MGIDPRHHYQPSWRKPAGMFLILAMILGWAILIGSLSSWIGRLPMWGQVPAYVFLGLIWIWLLPLRRLLAWMETGRWRRG from the coding sequence ATGGGCATCGATCCCCGTCATCATTATCAGCCGAGCTGGCGCAAGCCCGCCGGCATGTTCCTGATCCTGGCCATGATCCTGGGCTGGGCGATTCTGATTGGCAGCCTGTCGAGCTGGATCGGCCGCCTGCCCATGTGGGGCCAGGTGCCGGCCTATGTCTTTCTTGGCCTGATCTGGATCTGGTTACTTCCCCTGAGGCGCCTGCTCGCCTGGATGGAAACCGGCCGCTGGCGTCGGGGTTAG
- a CDS encoding 5-formyltetrahydrofolate cyclo-ligase produces MQDDIDAADKTMLRTIARQQRRDFVATLDSLAHRLAFKAIPSPLARRIADAHIVALYMGLDDEAPAQRLAAQLGVMGKTVALPRVLDRLGSMEFLAWRPEDPLFPGPFGTSHPDPDGGAIAPDVIFAPLLGFDRAMNRLGQGGGYYDRAFARFPDALRIGLAWSAQELDAVPADPWDLPLDMVLTESTLIEAG; encoded by the coding sequence ATGCAAGACGATATTGACGCGGCCGACAAGACCATGCTGCGCACGATCGCGCGTCAGCAACGGCGCGACTTCGTCGCAACGCTGGATTCGCTGGCGCACCGGCTGGCGTTCAAGGCCATCCCTTCGCCACTGGCCCGGCGGATCGCCGATGCGCATATCGTCGCGCTCTATATGGGTCTGGACGATGAAGCCCCGGCGCAGCGGCTGGCGGCGCAATTGGGCGTCATGGGCAAGACCGTCGCATTGCCCCGTGTGCTCGATCGCCTCGGCAGCATGGAGTTTCTCGCCTGGCGACCGGAGGATCCACTGTTCCCCGGCCCGTTCGGCACCAGCCATCCCGATCCAGATGGCGGCGCGATCGCCCCCGATGTCATCTTTGCCCCGCTTCTCGGCTTCGATCGCGCGATGAACCGCCTGGGACAAGGCGGCGGCTATTATGATCGCGCCTTCGCCCGGTTCCCGGATGCGTTGCGGATCGGCCTTGCCTGGTCCGCGCAGGAACTGGACGCGGTGCCGGCAGACCCCTGGGATCTGCCGCTCGACATGGTCCTGACCGAATCGACGCTGATCGAGGCAGGCTGA
- a CDS encoding cell division protein ZapA — protein sequence MAETTLHIAGRQYIVHGRDGDEAHLAHLAKMIEDKVYLAQRSSPGLTEVRALLFAALFMADELNEMKRTAAGRQEQLALESDDEPAARAIEALATRIEKLRDGLAARDPDA from the coding sequence ATGGCTGAAACCACGCTACATATCGCCGGACGCCAATATATCGTGCATGGCCGCGATGGCGACGAAGCGCATCTGGCCCATCTGGCCAAGATGATCGAGGACAAGGTCTATCTTGCCCAGCGCAGTTCGCCGGGCCTGACCGAGGTCCGCGCGCTGCTGTTTGCGGCACTCTTCATGGCCGACGAACTCAATGAAATGAAACGCACAGCGGCCGGCCGCCAGGAACAATTGGCGCTGGAAAGCGACGACGAACCGGCAGCCCGCGCCATCGAGGCGCTGGCCACCCGAATAGAAAAGCTGCGCGACGGGCTTGCCGCCCGCGACCCGGACGCCTAG
- the aqpZ gene encoding aquaporin Z, producing MVPMGKRLFAEGFGTFWLVFGGCGSAVLAAAFPNVGIGLLGVALAFGLTVLTMAFSIGHISGCHLNPAVTIGLWAGGRFPARDIAPYIVAQLVGAVIAAAVLLFIASGQPGYELAPNGLAVNGYGPHSPGGYALSSGLVIEVVLTFGFLSVILGATDTRAPAGFAPIAIGLALTLIHLISIPVTNTSVNPARSTGPALLVGGLALQQLWLFWVAPIVGALAAGGVYRWLANEPLPPHVTGADL from the coding sequence ATGGTTCCAATGGGCAAGAGACTATTTGCCGAAGGTTTCGGCACATTCTGGCTGGTGTTTGGCGGGTGCGGCAGCGCCGTGCTGGCAGCCGCCTTTCCCAATGTCGGCATTGGCCTGCTGGGCGTTGCCCTGGCCTTTGGCCTGACCGTGCTGACCATGGCCTTTTCGATCGGGCATATTTCGGGCTGTCATCTCAATCCGGCCGTCACGATCGGCCTGTGGGCCGGCGGTCGCTTCCCGGCCCGCGACATCGCCCCCTATATCGTCGCCCAGCTGGTGGGCGCGGTGATTGCCGCCGCGGTCCTGCTGTTCATCGCCAGCGGCCAGCCGGGCTATGAACTGGCGCCCAACGGCCTGGCGGTAAACGGTTATGGCCCGCATTCGCCCGGTGGTTATGCGCTGTCGTCGGGACTGGTGATCGAGGTCGTCCTGACCTTCGGCTTCCTCAGCGTTATCCTGGGCGCGACCGACACCCGCGCCCCGGCCGGATTCGCGCCGATCGCGATCGGCCTGGCGCTGACGCTGATCCACCTTATCAGCATTCCGGTCACCAACACGTCGGTCAATCCGGCGCGCAGCACCGGCCCCGCCCTGCTGGTCGGCGGCCTGGCCCTGCAGCAATTGTGGCTGTTCTGGGTGGCCCCGATCGTCGGCGCCCTGGCGGCCGGCGGCGTCTATCGCTGGCTGGCCAACGAACCGCTGCCGCCGCATGTGACTGGCGCAGATCTCTGA
- a CDS encoding AI-2E family transporter translates to MTSHEQMEINRRRDRLLASIALTSGLGLMLALPFALRAGAEFFLPLTAALVVAIALVPLLEWLERHRLPSALAAFAAVIAFLVVANTALVLIVVPATDWFRILPQRLPQIQANLAPLIDLYSQLQRFVDETVRMLATGPVAGAQATAVEAPRSLLQFAATSAPSAIIQMVFALLIIYFFLAGWTRLRRRTINSRGSFDGAMAVARVIQNVVDATSAYVMTIATINLCLGLAVAIALWLIGMPSPWMWGGIVALLNFVPYFGPMMAAVLLALGGLMVFDDIWTALLPALLQVGFHLVESNVITPTILGRRLTMNPLLILVSLTFWGWVWGTPGALLGVPLLIIVQTVVAAAGTPDIAGFLFERGTLTVSPRKENADQEETDSLDG, encoded by the coding sequence GTGACATCGCACGAGCAAATGGAGATCAACCGGCGGCGCGACCGGCTGCTCGCGTCGATCGCGTTGACGTCCGGGCTGGGATTGATGCTGGCCTTGCCTTTCGCCTTGCGGGCCGGTGCCGAGTTTTTTCTGCCGCTGACGGCCGCGCTGGTGGTCGCGATCGCGCTGGTGCCGTTGCTCGAATGGCTGGAACGGCACCGCTTGCCGTCCGCGCTGGCGGCCTTTGCCGCCGTCATTGCCTTCCTTGTGGTTGCCAATACCGCGCTGGTGTTGATTGTCGTGCCGGCAACCGACTGGTTTCGAATCCTGCCCCAGCGGCTGCCGCAGATCCAGGCGAACCTGGCGCCACTGATCGACCTCTATTCGCAGCTCCAGCGATTTGTCGATGAAACCGTGCGGATGCTGGCTACCGGGCCGGTTGCCGGGGCGCAGGCCACGGCGGTCGAGGCGCCACGGTCGCTGTTGCAGTTCGCCGCGACATCGGCCCCCTCGGCGATCATCCAGATGGTGTTCGCCCTGCTCATCATCTATTTTTTCCTTGCCGGCTGGACCCGGCTGCGCCGGCGCACGATCAACAGCCGGGGCAGTTTCGATGGCGCGATGGCTGTCGCCCGGGTGATCCAGAATGTCGTCGATGCGACATCGGCCTATGTCATGACGATCGCGACCATCAACCTGTGCCTGGGGCTGGCCGTTGCGATTGCGCTGTGGCTGATCGGCATGCCATCGCCCTGGATGTGGGGCGGCATCGTCGCGTTGCTGAACTTCGTCCCCTATTTCGGACCGATGATGGCGGCGGTGCTGCTGGCGTTGGGCGGCCTGATGGTGTTCGACGATATCTGGACGGCGCTGCTGCCCGCGCTGTTGCAGGTCGGGTTCCATCTGGTCGAATCCAACGTCATCACCCCGACCATCCTGGGACGGCGGCTCACGATGAACCCGCTGCTGATTCTCGTCTCGCTGACCTTCTGGGGATGGGTATGGGGAACGCCGGGCGCCTTGCTGGGCGTGCCGTTGCTCATCATTGTCCAGACCGTGGTGGCGGCGGCGGGAACCCCGGATATTGCGGGTTTCCTGTTCGAGCGGGGGACGCTGACGGTTTCTCCACGCAAAGAAAATGCGGATCAGGAAGAAACTGACAGTCTGGACGGTTGA